The DNA window ATGTAAAACTAAATATGCTAAATCATAATCATTATCAACAAAAGCTGATACTTGATTTTTTTCATCTAAAATAACTCCATAAGTATCATAACCTTGTTTTTTTAAACTTTCTAATACTGCTGCACCACTTTTTAAAGAAATTTCTTTTTCTGAGGAAGTTCCTCCCATAAAAACTGCTATTTTCATTTCCTTTTTCGCCTCTTATCTAACAATTATTATTTCTTCTTCTAATTTTATTTCAAATTTTTCTAAAACAGATTTCTTAACTAAAGTTAAAATATCAGTAATATCTTTAAATGTAGCATTACCTAAATTTAATATAAAATTTGGGTGTTTTTCTGCTATTTGAGCATTACCAATTATTGTTCCTTTTAAACCACATTCTGAAATCAATCTTGCTGCAAAATCTCCTTCTGGATTTTTAAATGTACTTCCCAAACTTGGTTTATCTAAAGGGTGTTTGCTTTCTCTTAACTCTTTTATTTCTTTTACCCTTACAGCATCAAAACCATTATCAAATTTAAAAGTTGCACTTAAAACTAACCAATTTTTATCTTGAATTTCAGTTTTTCTATATGCTACTTTTAAATCTTCCTTTTTTATTTCTCTTATTTGATGATTTTCATCAAAAACTTCAACAGAAACTATTTTATCAAATATTTCTGTTCCAAAAGCTCCTCCATTCATATAAACAAGTCCACCAATAGAACCTGGTATACCAAATAAGCTTTCAATTCCACTATAATTATTATCTTTCATAAAATCAGTTAAGTCTTTTAAGTTTGCTCCTGTTTCAACCTTAACTAAATTATTTCCCAAATTTTCTATTTTATTTAGCTTTTTTGTACAAACAAAAGTCTTATCCATATAATCATCAGTAAATAAAACATTTGTTCCATTTCCTAAAAAGAATATATTAGTGTTTTCTTTATCATTAAATACTTCAATTATATCTTCTTTATTTTCAAGTATAATTAATTTTTTGGCTTTTCCACCAACTCTCATATTTGAATAATTTTTCATCTCTTGATTTTCAAAAACTTTCATTCAGACATTCCTTCCAATTCTTCTGCTATTTCATGTGCTAAAGTTGATATATCTCCTGCTCCCATAAAAATATATGTTGAATCTTTCTTTACCCTAGATACATATCTTTTTATATCTTTCCATTCAGTCATAACTTCAATATTATTATGATTTATATGTTCTTTTAATATTTCACTTGAAATATTAAATTCATTTTTTTCACCTGCTGCATAGATAGGTAAAAGTATTACTTTATCTACATCTTTAAAAGCATCTTTAAATTCATCTAATAAAAAATGTACTCTGCTATATCTATGAGGTTGAAATATTGCTACTAACCTTGAAGTATCTATACCTTTTATAGCTTTTAAAGTTGCCTTTATTTCAGTTGGATGGTGAGCATAGTCATCAACTATTCTAACTCTTTTAGTTTTGTTACCATAGCCATTTTCTAATTCTTTATCAAATAATACATCATATCTTCTTTTTGAACCTTTAAATTTACTTAAAGCTTCTTGAATTTCTTCTTTACTAACTCCAAATTTTAAAGCTAAATAAATTACAGGTAAAGAATTTGATATATTATGTTCTCCTGGAATATTTAAAGAAAATTCTCCTATCAATTCTTTATTTACACAGAAATCAAAGATTGTTTTTCTGTCTTCTATTCTTATATTTTTGGCAAAAATACTTGCATTTTCATCTTTTATTGAATAAGTTGTAACTGATTTTCCTTTTGGTAATCTTGTCACAGCTTCTTTCAAGTTCTCGCAATCCATACATATTATAGCTTCCTTTTGTGTATGGCAGATGAATTCTATAAAAGATTTTTTTATGTTATCAAGATTTCCATGAACATCTAAATGATCTGCATCTATATTAGTAATAACTGCATATTTAGGATTCATAAATAAAAATGAATTATCACTTTCATCTGCTTCTGCTATAAAATACTCACTTTTACCAGGTTTTGCATTAGATTTTATTTCTGGTAATATCCCACCAACAACTATTGTTGGATCTTTTGATAACATAACTGCTGAAAGCATAGATGATGTTGTTGTCTTGCCATGAGTTCCTGCTACTGCTATTCCAGTTTCTCTATTTAAAAGTTTAGCAAGCAACTCTCCTCTTTTTAATAATGTTATTCCATTATTTTTTGCATAAGAAAGTTCAGGATTAGTTTCTTTTATAGCTGTTGAGGCTATAACATAGTCTGCTCCTTTCACATTTTCTTCATTATGTTCATTGTAAACTATTATTCCCATTGATAAAAGTTCTTCTGTTACATAATTTGTACAGATGTCAGCTCCTTTTACCTCATAACCTTTGCATTTCATTATTTTGGCAAGTCCACTCATTCCTATGCCATTTATACCAATAAAGTAAATTTTTTCCATTGATTTAATTCCTCCAAATATCAAGACTTGCTATAATTTCTTCAGTTGCATTAAGTTTTTTCAATGGCTTTAACCTAATTCTCATCTTTTTTAATTTCTCATCATTTCTAATAATTTCAAACACTTTTTTCATAGAATCATCTAGTTCATCTCTTGTAAAAACATAAGCTGCATTGTAATCTGTTAAAACTTTTGCATTTTCATATTGTCCAACTTTAATAGAACCATAAGGAATTATAATTGCAGGTTTTTCCAATTCTATAATTTCAGATATAGTTAATGCTCCTGCTCTACATACTATTAAATCAGCAGCAGCCATCACATTTAACATATCATTAAAATAAGGCTCTATTCTATCATTTTCTTTTTTAGTTTTCTTAACTTTCTTTAATTGTTCAAAATTATTACCTGTTGCCCAAAATATTCTAAGATTTTTATCAGCACAAAATTTTTCCCAATATTTCATAACTATATTATTAATTTCTTGAGCACCTAAGCTTCCACCAGTAATTAACAACACTTTTTCACCAGGTTTTATCCCTAATTTTTCTCTCTCAGTAGCATATTTTAAACCATCTATTTCTTTTCTTAGTGGATTTCCTGTTACCTTAAATCTACTTTGGGATTTTATAGGTATGTCATCATAAGTTTTATCAAAAGCCAAGAAAGTCATTTTTGCAATCTTATAAAACA is part of the Fusobacterium nucleatum genome and encodes:
- the murB gene encoding UDP-N-acetylmuramate dehydrogenase, which encodes MKVFENQEMKNYSNMRVGGKAKKLIILENKEDIIEVFNDKENTNIFFLGNGTNVLFTDDYMDKTFVCTKKLNKIENLGNNLVKVETGANLKDLTDFMKDNNYSGIESLFGIPGSIGGLVYMNGGAFGTEIFDKIVSVEVFDENHQIREIKKEDLKVAYRKTEIQDKNWLVLSATFKFDNGFDAVRVKEIKELRESKHPLDKPSLGSTFKNPEGDFAARLISECGLKGTIIGNAQIAEKHPNFILNLGNATFKDITDILTLVKKSVLEKFEIKLEEEIIIVR
- the murC gene encoding UDP-N-acetylmuramate--L-alanine ligase; its protein translation is MEKIYFIGINGIGMSGLAKIMKCKGYEVKGADICTNYVTEELLSMGIIVYNEHNEENVKGADYVIASTAIKETNPELSYAKNNGITLLKRGELLAKLLNRETGIAVAGTHGKTTTSSMLSAVMLSKDPTIVVGGILPEIKSNAKPGKSEYFIAEADESDNSFLFMNPKYAVITNIDADHLDVHGNLDNIKKSFIEFICHTQKEAIICMDCENLKEAVTRLPKGKSVTTYSIKDENASIFAKNIRIEDRKTIFDFCVNKELIGEFSLNIPGEHNISNSLPVIYLALKFGVSKEEIQEALSKFKGSKRRYDVLFDKELENGYGNKTKRVRIVDDYAHHPTEIKATLKAIKGIDTSRLVAIFQPHRYSRVHFLLDEFKDAFKDVDKVILLPIYAAGEKNEFNISSEILKEHINHNNIEVMTEWKDIKRYVSRVKKDSTYIFMGAGDISTLAHEIAEELEGMSE
- the murG gene encoding undecaprenyldiphospho-muramoylpentapeptide beta-N-acetylglucosaminyltransferase; translated protein: MKKVMLTTGGTGGHIYPALAVADRLKIKGIDAVFVGSTERMEKDLVPESGHKFIGLDISVPRGWKNIRKYLKAIRAAFKVIKEEKPDAIIGFGNYISLPIIIAGILLRKKIYLQEQNVNIGSANKMFYKIAKMTFLAFDKTYDDIPIKSQSRFKVTGNPLRKEIDGLKYATEREKLGIKPGEKVLLITGGSLGAQEINNIVMKYWEKFCADKNLRIFWATGNNFEQLKKVKKTKKENDRIEPYFNDMLNVMAAADLIVCRAGALTISEIIELEKPAIIIPYGSIKVGQYENAKVLTDYNAAYVFTRDELDDSMKKVFEIIRNDEKLKKMRIRLKPLKKLNATEEIIASLDIWRN